Proteins encoded in a region of the Paenibacillus wynnii genome:
- a CDS encoding CYTH domain-containing protein yields the protein MALEIERKFLLPEYPEQLIQDGELKIYTQQNIDQTYLAIEDGQELRVRKITDLDSGEITFTHTFKDGKGISREEIEYFISEGLYNQVIEAVKAIPLVKKRLTGEWNGTTVEIDVYTQLELSVLEVEFDSLEEAESFKAPEWFGEDVSTDWKYSNKTVWKELQNKSSK from the coding sequence ATGGCTTTGGAGATTGAACGCAAGTTTCTGCTTCCGGAATATCCGGAACAGCTTATACAAGACGGAGAGCTTAAGATATACACCCAGCAGAATATCGACCAGACCTATCTGGCGATTGAGGATGGTCAGGAGCTCCGGGTCCGCAAAATTACGGATCTCGACTCAGGTGAGATAACCTTTACGCATACGTTCAAGGATGGCAAAGGGATTAGCCGCGAAGAGATTGAATATTTCATCTCTGAGGGTCTATATAATCAGGTGATTGAGGCGGTCAAGGCTATACCGTTGGTTAAAAAACGCCTCACAGGCGAATGGAACGGAACAACAGTAGAGATTGACGTTTATACGCAACTGGAGTTATCCGTACTTGAGGTTGAATTCGATTCACTGGAGGAAGCGGAAAGCTTCAAGGCACCGGAATGGTTCGGTGAGGATGTTAGCACAGACTGGAAGTACAGCAACAAAACCGTTTGGAAAGAGCTCCAGAATAAATCCTCCAAATAA